The region tattcactttGTGTGGAAGACGGAAATGAGAGGAAGAATACATGCGTCTAGTAACAATGAGAGTCATGGTAAAGTTCATATGACGCGATGACTCGGTCGCTTCTTCATTCATATTCTAGAGAGCTGTTCTTATTTTTCCTCTAACATTTTATCTTTCGAAATTCGAGTGTTCTCTTTTTCAAACTTTCACTCTGTCGGAATGCTCATTAAAGTGCTAAAGATGCAACGCGTGTACAACCTTAACgtcgattttaataattttaaataaaaagagaatatatatgtgtgtatgtgtatgacGTCAAGGAATGGCGAGAGCGCGTATCGATTGAAATACGTAAGGTAAAAGATAAAGTGAGATCTTTCGTTTGGATGTGGATACACAAAGTAGGTGGTAATAACGATGAAAATTAGAAGGCTGTGTAGAAAGACTTATccaatctaatttttttttttttgtgagaaaaaaaatcaatatatcaaatttgttaAAGAATTTGACCGAACTGGATGATTTTGATTTAGAGTCAGATGTATCTTTGCATCtctataaatttagatatgcATAGATGCAAAAATCTCActcgcattttttaaattcaattaatcgaATTAAGATCGATAATTGTAGTTGAACAGAGGATATGTTCGTTCCGTGTCAATGTATACGTGAAACGAAAAAAGGACGCAGCAGCGAATAAAGGCGCGGAAGACTCGCGCCGTGAAATACGTCAGATTCATATAAGCTTTTGTTTACTCGGCGGAGTAAACGACCTTTCCCACAATGGCTGCTAACGCATTGGACGGTTGTTCGACCTTCGCAAAGTCGTGTGGTCGGATTCACACCAGCGCCGCCGCTACCGCCTTTATCGTACGGGAATATCTCAGATTTCGGAAGAGCCCGATCGTAAGTCACAATCTTGAGGATCCCTTGTCGGATGACCACGAGGAACAATAGAAATTCGGCAAGATTTAACCTACTTTTGTGATATGTTATATTCCAAAATTATACTTTGATCGTAATacgtttgaattttatttatattacgcgataaaacatatcattttatgcgcacaataaatttaaatttactgaGAAatcgtatcaatttttttccaatcataatattatatgagtgtaacgttaaattaatgaaatttgcaattttatctcGAACGAGAAATAACATCGAGCACAAAGAATGTCAAAGATATCTTATCAAAGAGAATAAGGAGATTAATGCGTGACAATGTAAACTCTCTGAAAATGGGATGTATGTAGaatcaattgtattattgtataaagtaAACACGAAAAATTGGATTGAAGAGTTTATGGACAGAGGATTTGCGCATTTCTGAGAATCCGTAGGTTTTCTTCGACAACTACCTAGTGTATTCCTTGCCCTGTGCAAGGGCTAAATTTAGAGCAGGAGCAGGTAACGGCCACGAAACTAAAAGTGTTGCTTGAGTCCGTGTTTAGACGCTAATATTGTCGACGGTATCGTTTTTAACTCTGCATCTTCCTTGTATGTGGTTGATGCACTTATTTGATAATAGAGAGTGAAGAGAGGAGAAAGGACGACTGTTCGTCGAATCTTTGCAATTACGCAACAAAGATCAGTGaaaatcgttatatttatatcgagacTGGACACAGAAATTCGCGTTGTTTCATACGAAAAATCAGAAAACTCTAGTCAGAAAATGCAAACCGATGCGAGATTAATTTGCCTCGAAAAGCGTTAACTTTCCGACAGAATGAGTTTTCCCAACTAATCTCTCTTGCGAAACAACAAATCCAGGATTCGTCGATCTCAAAGTCAAAGGCGACGTTACAGGTGTAACAAACGAACACAGTACAATTCGAGCGCGACGAGATCAcggatatacaaaaaaaaaagcatcaatattttgttcagATCGACTTTCTCTGTTCAAAAGGCGGAtagttttatctttatttcttaacttcacttatatatatatatatacatctcgaTATCGAAACGAAAGCAGACTCGGCAGAACGCGTTCGAAGCTCATACTTTCATTggcaaaaaaataacaatcatATCTcgtttaatatgtaatagaaaGACAAACAGCTCCCACACCGATAATACAACTGGACAGCGATTGCCGAGAATAAAATCCACACGATTCGAAATACACTCgacattatatatgatttatataatgatacatatatatatatgagacgTACTCCGCGCGTGgatccgcgcgcgcgaaagaTTCGCGATTTGTTCGAGGCCGCGCAAAGTCACTCGTAGATCACGCGCACGCGGAAACGCGCGGCGGAACAAAATATCGCGTGCACGTGTGCGCGCGCATCCCCGATGCTGTCGTCTCCCACATTTTTCGCGCACTCACGCCGATCGGGAGATGATGATTCATATTCATTTCGTGGCTCCGGACGCGGTCGGCGCCATAGCGCCGCGTTCGCATGCGTGATAAGCAAGGACGTGGGCACTATTGTTGCGTTCAGCAGAGTTCCCAATATCATACCACAAATCatcaatatttctaatatcaatgcaaaaaaaaatattaaaaaaattattttaaaaattttattgatacgtggatgttaaaataatattaattttgacatcAGAAGGtgctgataaaaaaagatatgtcaatgtcaatataaaacacgtatcgatgataaaaataaaaattaaaattaaagaatattggGGGCTATAAAAAGtcggtattaaaaaatatcattaccTTTCTTTCGTTTTCTAATCATTCACgcttcatttatatttcaacgTTTAACTTGACGttgttaattagaaaaaatcctattttataaaattacatataattgcaaattaatctcTGATTCCGTTTGATATCGATACCTTTGAATAGTATATGTCTCGTCGATAAGTCACTTTCAATTGTCGactcttaaattaataaaagcggcggtgcaattctttttttaatgtggCCATTCCTACCCCGTGCGTCTCTACCTGGTCTGTCTCGGACGCGTCGAACGTGGTCGAATCTCGTGAAGGCCTTGCCGCAACTTTCacgtacacgcgcgcgcgcgcgcgcgcgcgtggaGGAGAGTACATTGTCCCAGAGAGGCAAAAGTCCCTTCGTCCCCCGCGTGTGCACACGAAGCGGATCGTGTGCGCACGCGCGGcacgcgcgtgcgtgcgtgaacGCTGCTGTTGATTGTGAGAGTAAAAGAgtcgagagatagagaaagagagagataaagaaataagatcTAAAAAGAacaatacaaaagaaaagataataaaaaatcacaatGCTTAGAAGATGAAAAGATGAGCGAATTTTGTTTAGTGAggttctttattttaaaatctacaaATGGTCCCCAGAGGCTAGAAccccctccctctttctcatttttctcaattaatgAAACGTACGAACATCGTAGTTATATACGTTTATTAGTTAGCCTCAAGGAACGATTTATGATTCTTTTGGATTGTAAGTTGTTTGACACAAGTTGTCTTCGTTAACTAAAAATATGTGAGGCTTTAAAGACCATTACACCGAACTGTTTGAAACGTCAAAAACTACACAATGAACTGgctaaaataactaaaaagaggaaagtttgctgaaattattatataaaatttctatctcatttttttctcaaaaagagAGTCTTCATAAATCTGAATCATCTATCTACTGAACGCTTCAAATACTAGCTCGTATTGGGTATATTGTTGCACATTTCATAACATGTGCAGCACATTTTACAATAGAAATAGGTCATGAAAGTATTCctaatatatatcgataaaccGTTTATTGTGCAcgctattatacatatttcagaaacaattgatttttgcaattatgttattaatataccgttttttattaatatcgtttatAAATTACGTACTGtactttaaatttctctttttcttctttctctttttaattttaaagatgataaagaatcagttaaattatgattaaagttGATAAGTGACGTTATATCGAAACAGACTATTGATCATTTCACGTATTTTGATAGATACTATCAGCTCCGCACGattgtaacaataattttgtaacgtCCTGTAtagcatatttatatcaatcaaGGCGTTCAATTGGAGAGCCTCGCGGTGCACAAATTTGCGCCGATTCGACGTCACTTCTCTGTATATAATCATAACTGTGGtctaagagagaaagatcatcCAGTTAGCTTGAGTTAAATAATAgcctatatattttctaacattAATAGCTAATCAACAGAGTTAACACCTGCccgtttttataatatatgtaatcccATACAGTGCGTAGATGTAtagattacatattaaaacaatttttaatagacgGATGTCATTATAAAGGCAGTATTAATTTGTCGAaagactatattttataattatgattaaacgAGCTAGCAgagttgcattttatatatgatctcATTTATACGTTTTTATTGCACGATTCCTATTGCAGATGAAGCTTAAGAATTTAAAGGAAAGGGAGcaaacgagagagaagagaaagagaaagaaaaaaagatgcggttaaagatacatttattatcatcccaaataaatctctcttttaaaagAGCGTAATGAGACAAGGTAAGGAGTAGTAAATTTAGAAGCGCTAACTGCAATGTGAGATGCAACGATAATTGTCACTCGTAGTTGTATACAGAATATATCAGACGTCACGTACCTCGAGCTATAAATACTAGAAATGAAACTAAGCAGCGTAATGATTGTTATTCTggtgatttattaaatgttcgAAAAGATTCAATCGAACAAAATTCGTTGAGGAAGAATCTGATTGTACGTTAAGCGGAAAATTTCCTGTTAAATATTGATGCAGCATGACTGGGACATTTCTTAATTACAGCATTGTTCACtctcaagaattaaaaaatttcggtGAAAAtccataattaatgattaattaattattagatttaagaGCATGAATAAATAGCGAAagcttatttttatgattccaaGTAGATTgtgttttagaaaatatttgattatgaaACAATTAAGATATGAAAGACTTGAAGAAGAAcgacaaaaaaaagattataactttttattcagtctttgttaaaaaaaaaaagaatcgactcatcgattaataatttatcatcgacagaaaatacattatcaataatagagatattatatagaaaaaatgatcgtgtttaaaataagataaaatcttaaaaataaagactataaatttaaaacaaaaaaatactaaattttttaatgcatcgtACACGAGATAGAAATATGCGAATTATGCGTGAAAAGGAACAAAGTGAACGAGACTTTGATATTCAGCGGTCACATAcggataaataaagaaattcttataataaaataagatatatagtaGGTAAGCTAAGTTGGATCATAGATgacatagaatatatattatatattgatctatatctatagatatagatagaaAGCGTACGGAGGAGAGGTGGAATTCATTATCGTTCGCGATGATCCGTTACAatgactataaaaaaaaaaacttataaaatacgATGAAATAGTATACCACGATTGATGTTAACGGCAATGTAAACGAAGATGCGAATACTTGTTTGAAGGCAAGCATGCAGTAAGAAAAGCAGGAGCATTTATTAAACTCGTTCGACGAGCATTCTAATCAGGTGTATGGGAAAAAGGCAACTCATGGAGGATGTTTCAACATTCTGGCATCTTAtaacaaatttgattttagtttgaattttcaacattaaatatctcgataattaagagattaaatatttctaacgggaaaaaaatatattcaaaggTATAATAGATCGCAATATCCATTTTTATCTCCGGGCTTTCAATGTGCCaacattgcattatttttaattttaattttagataaacaaTAATCCATGTCTTGTCgctaaaataattagttttctGAAGTTAATCCTTCACTATCTATTAGCTACACGCGCAGACATATGGTAGTCCTAAAATACTCCATAAAcctaaatcaattttaatcaattattctaaataaaaaatcattcttgAAACTTGTCGACTTGCAAATActtgtgcaaaaataaaagaataatatacaagGTGTTATCCATATATTTTGCTGTGTAGTGAGAAAATATCGCTCGCGTTCctttacataaatacatttattgtaatatcaaacggatgaaagaattaaatttcaaacctTACGAATGAGATTTCGCCTCAAGATTAATAGCTCGCACATTTACCACATCGCGTCGCTCATATGATTCGAATgattctttctgcaaattttatttcacaaagcCTCAAGCTCCAAAGGGTGTAATGACGTGGTTGCCGAACGGCTGGGGCGGTCCGGTCAGGTCAGATCAGGTAAAGGCGGATAAAGCCCGGCAGAGGAAGTGCCGCGCGATAAATACGAGAAATTACTCTTGATAAGGCAGCTGCGGAGACGCGTTACATACGAATGCGCGAGCTACGTTGGATTGGGAAACACGGCGGCGAGAGTTTCCGTTCGACACCGATCGCGGGTCTTCGACTGGAGCGAGCGGTCTCGCGAGCAGCTGGAACGGACGCGAGTCGCGATTTCTCGCCGTGGACCAGAATTAAAGATTGTAAACAACGGGGTACGAGGCGGGGGAAGTAGCGGCGAGGGGGTGGGTGGGTGGGGGTGGAGGGGAAGGATGTCCGAAGGGACATCTGAAGGGAAGTACGTCGGTGACGGGTGTTTCggagaaagaggaaggggGATAGCGTAAGAGTGCGTACAGTACGCATGGTAAACCCGTTATCAGGTAATAGATAAAGAGAACGAAACaggaatttttcatcaaacgCGTGgctaaatattgataaattacatGACAAAATGGTCAGCTAATAATGTTTGATATatgtcattttaaattatcttaaaagatgaaatatatatatatatatatctgtgattaatctttaaattagtAGATACAAGAATATATTGGACTCTTGCGTATATTTGCACGtgcaacataaatattttaaatatgataatatcttGTTCTTTCGAAAGATGCTGCTTAATAAAGAATAGGCAGGCATTTATGACGTCTAATATACGATGATTCGAATCGTATCGGAGCGCTGCCGTCGTGTGGAGACGGCGATGAGGaggaaagagataaagaaaaagtgatttaaaaagagaacgaGGAGatggagagggagggagaagagCGGGatggagagggggagggggacgcgcgagaaagaaagagaggccTAGCCACAGCCACACGCGCATGCAAAGAGCACCGAGGGACGGACGCACGGTGGCAAGACGATGGGACATGGCTTCCATCCTTGAATACGCACTTAGACGTAAATTGCGTCGTTCCTTTGTCCGTCTCTCTGTCCGCGGTCACTTTAACACGTCGACGTTCCTACGCGAACGCAGCTGCCCGATCGCAGTTGAAATGCGCACGTAATTCGCGGACGCTGGACGCGCGAGTGAAATCGAGCTCGCGCTCCGATCGGGAAATTACGTCGGTTATGTCCCACCGTGCCGTAGCCCGAGGGAGAGGAGAAGTGGATCCGTGCATCTCACGGCTATACCGAAAATAGTCCGCGACGATCGGCAGGTAGAGCCCGCGGggtagagagaaagatagagatagagataggTGGATAGAGATAGAGCCAGCACACGGTATACGGGATTGCGACACTTACCGAAGGCTGTTGCGGTGTAGCAGGGCGCAATATGTCAGCTGACTTGACGCGCGACCGATCCCAATTCTGCGTCACTATTCCACATAATTCTCAGCGAAACATTCGGTCACGTCGCTCGCAAATAAATCCGCTTCACGAAACTCGCGTTACGCGTTTCACACTGTTCACAATAAGCGCGATACGCGAGATGAAAGGTGGTGATGAGGGGAGAGATACCGATTACGAGAGATACGACGATCACGATGATCAACGGCGACGATGACTATCGTTTACGGCGAGGATTCTCTTCACACCCAACTCTTCCGACTACGAAGGAAGTAGATCTGCCAATCTGCCAGAGTCGCAGATACGAGAACGAATACTGCTGATGACTGACGTAAAGTTAGATCTCCTTTACAATTCTCCCCCCCATAACTCCGGCCGAGCGTAGCACTCGGTGCCGTATGCGGGCGAATGACCACGAATCCGCCCGAGCGcgaaacaaataaatcataGAGAATAAACTCGGGGAAGGTAAAATGCATCTAGTAACTTTTCTGTTTAGAGACATGCGAATAATTTGTCCAATGATTGCCGATTGGTTGTTGCCTAAGAAATATCTAGTTTGACAGTCAAGTATAATTGTCAAACGAAACGCGTCAGAGTTTCGGCACAGTTGGTAGCAACGGTAGAGCTCCGCTTTTTAACGGTCATTTCACGATGATCGTTCGTTCAAATATTGTTCTGTTCGTCAACAACGTGATACCGTAGCGTGGTAGTGGATGAacaatttgataaagaaaaagaagactacaaaaatagtattattatcgtataataatattataacttagCTTTCTCTCGTTATTGCGAAAGAAATAACGAGAACTTATTGCAAATGCTATCTTTGCGATCTGCTGCAATCTTGATGTTGCCTTTGGCATTCGTAACATAAACACACGAAAGGCAACACACATTTGCCAAACAGTGGTGGGCGATACGCGTGTTAGATATTCAAACGTTTGCCACATCTAGAACGAAAATGAATACGCCGCAgtctaataaaaagaaaggcaGGAATAGAATGGGTGTACCTAATGAAAGCGCGAGTCCTACGAACACAGAGACGCTCAGCAGTCAAGAAGCAACAAAATTCGTTTTGGTATGAATAAGTATTGcttagttattaataaaacacgtttctatcttatataaaaatatactactctttttctctcgagcTTTCTTCTCTCTACAAATAACAGAAGTTGggttataaaagaatattatttatttcaacatcaaattgatttttaaatgtatgtaaacaataatttggGAAACTTTAACGAatcaaacttaaaaaatacaaaataataaactaattttaattgttattttataacaagaaTTTGTACATAActctttaaattcttataatatttttattcgtttaatttggtatatatacacatacatatgtatttctaataattttgtatagaatCTGTTATATTGatgtatatcttaatatttaaaggtaAATCCTATAGGGGAAGATGGAAACAAATCAATTAAGCTGGCTATCTCAGATGCAATCCCTATAATTTCCATGGATTCAAGTATGCTTGACGAAAaaggtttaaaatataatgcaacgttattggaaaaggaaaaagaagacaAGAATATTCTTAGTACTTTACCTGTTGCTACAGTCAAAGAGATAGAAGGTTATGAGAATCAATTAGGAGAAGCTGAACCACTTCCAAATtcttatattagatttatggAACGTAGTGGTGAAGAACTTGATGGTAAGTAATCATtccataatttttgtttaactctataattaaaatgttatttataatattacacataatattacaatatattatttattattatatttaatttcatatttatctcatattcatctcatattaattttgcattagcattaaattccattttctatattataatattctgttgtattattatattattgcaaaaataatattattttaatataggaGAAGTGGAATATGATCTAGATGAAGAAGACACTGCATGGCTTTCTATTGTAAATGAAAGAAGATTAGCTTCTGGATTAACACCTGCATTAGAACCTGATACATTTGAATTACTAATGGACAGATTAGAAAAAGAGTCATATTTTCAACAACAAAGTAATGGTGGAGGTGGCATTGCAGCGGACGAAGACGCTGTCTGTTGTATCTGTATGGATGGGGAATGTCAAAATAGTAATGCAATCTTGTTCTGTGATATGTGTAATCTTGCTGTCCACCAAGATTGCTACGGTGTACCATATATACCTGAAGGACAATGGTTGTGTAGAAGGTGTCTGCAAAGTCCTTCCAGGGCTGTAGACTGTGTTCTATGTCCGAATAGAGGCGGTGCTTTCAAACAGACCGATCGTCCTGCTACATGGGCTCATGTAGTATGTGCTCTATGGATACCAGAAGTTAGATTTGCTAACACTGTATTTTTAGAGCCCATTGACAGTATAGAGAGTATTCCACAGGCTCGTTGGAAGCTTACATGCTGTGTATGCAAACGCAGAGGGGCAGGCGCGTGCATTCAGTGTCATAAAAGCAACTGCTATGCAGCATTCCATGTAACGTGTGCCCAGCAGGCTGGTCTGTGCATGCGTATGAGAACAGTGCAACCTGCCAATGGTGAACCAATGCTAGTGCAAAAGACAGCTTATTGTGAGGCGCATACACCTGTTGATTATCAACCTTCTACAAATCCTGTAGACGCGAGGAGAAGAGCAATAGCTAATAAGAAAAGCTCGTCAGCACCCGTTATTTCTATTCCCACCATTCCACCTGAGAGAATCAGAGAAATAGCTaggtaaaagtaataataattacatttttatttatatagagaataGGACGAACATGTAGTTACAGAATCTATATAGTGctaagcaatattttaatatgttattaaatcattgcgtgtattattttatctcaattaGTTTAGCTGAAGGAATACCAAAAAGAAGTCAATTGATACAACGCCTCATTGCTTATTGGACATTGAAGCGACAATACAGGAATGGTGTCCCGCTTCTTAGAAGACTGCAAAGTTCCCATCCACAATCCAGACCGCCACCACTCGGTGAACATTCCTCTTCGCCGACGCACGATAGCGAATTACGAGAAGAATTGTATCGTCAGCTTAAATATTGGCAGTGCTTACGTCAGGACTTGGAGCGTGCACGATTGTTGTGCGAATTAGTACGGAAgcgtgaaaaattaaagaaagaattattcaaAGTGTGAGTACTCGCGGCATGATATAGAAATTGCACTTACTCTAAATGGTAGTCGACATTAGTATaatgtttgttaattaaataatgaaataaattataagtctgcattaaaaatttatattttgataaattttaaaatagactttataatttttaattatactttaatattttattagcatttacattacaaaacatatttttttaaatgattatagaAAGGAAAAATGTTTATGGTTTGAATTGCGGCCATTGGAGAGTGTTTTACGTACATTATTAGAAGCCATAAAAGCGAAAGATGTAAATGATGTATTTGGACAACCAGTAAACACCAAAGAAGTTCCAGATTATCTTGAAATAGTATCGCATCCTATGGATCTCTCTACTATGCAGgcaattattagaatttttttatatttacatttatagctttatttatacacagagaattacttttaaaaaataaatctgtcaaagcctattaaaaatataaatcataattgtatcatttttttgttgcaggcaaaattagaaaaacaaGAATACGATTCTATTGCCGCTTTTGAAACTGACTTTAATTTGATGGTGAGCAATTGTTTGGCATATAATCGTAAAGATACTATGTTTTATCGGGCAGgaatgaaaatgaaagagCAGGGTGGCGCCTTGATAGATCAGGCTCGCAAAGACTATCCTGAGCTTGAAGTTGAATCTGAGCAAGTTGGCTCTAAAtctagaaaaagagaaagatctaATCGTAGTCGCGTGGAAACGGAATCGCAATCTAACGAGAAAGAAATTGGCGGAGGTGGTGTAAATAGAAGAACAGCGGTATTATTCACGCGTAAAGCTAGAGCGCGTAATGCTAAAAGTGGTCAAATGTTTCTTTCGGAAGATGACAAAAAGAAACAAAGTGATAGTTTTAAAgtatataggtatataaataatatatttgttaatatgactcaatattaatattaagttaattaatattagttaaattattaattattagttaagttattaatatttataggagTGGAACAATGGATAGTGATATAGGTGAAGGGGAAAGTCAATCATCAAGTTGCAGTAGCTGTCCCACGAGTAGATCTACTACTCCCGATCCAGAAGAGGAGAAGCAACGACGAGAGATTGTCGatacaaagaaagaaagcgaGAGCAAGCAAACGAACACTAGCAACGGTCTTGAAGCTCTGCAACTTGTATGGGCTAAATGCCGCGGATATCCTTGGTATCCAGCTTTAATCATTGATCCTAATACACCCCGGGGTACTATACATAAAGGAGTGCCGATTCCAGCACCGCCTGATGATGTTTTGGCGCTTGCTGACAATTACAAAGAACCAGTTTTTCTTGTACTTTTCTTTGACACAAAACGCACATGGTAatcattcttaatttttaattcaagaaCACTGTttgataatagaatatattcttcataaaaatattaagtcaTGAGTATTTTCTTGTAATCAAGATAGAAGAGAATTTTGTTGAATCATGTATCAAAGGCATAAATAGATAACAaacttttcttataattttaaagaaaaagattattaaaagattttaacaaaCATCTTGATTAGATgcttaattatcaaaatatccatttttgtaaaagatcaaaaactaaaaaaaaatagggtaTCTAAATCTTGAAAGgaattatttcaattcaatAAGAGAAGTATCTATCATTCTATCTACTATTGTcaatatttatcgttaaagATTCTGTATTtatacaacaaaattattatatgaagagaattttgaaatgagaaaataaaactttgtttatataattatgcaaaatttttcacatttcacagtacaaatatatgtaataaatattttataaataataaaaatgtgtgttgATTTAGTAATAATACCAATTTTTCAGGCAATGGCTGCCAggtgaaaaattagaaaaactcGGAGTATCGCAGGAAGTGGATGaagcaaaattaattgaatcgcGTAAGCCTGCAGATAGAAAAGCTGTGAAGAAAGCTTATCAAGAAGCTTTACATTATCGCCAACAAACACATACTGCTGTATTGGATAGTACctcaaatgtataaatttattttgtaagtacaatatacgatttaatataattttaatataattagaatattgttatatataaatatttaaaaaaatattgtaatttgaaTGCAAcagatattataatacttaatatttcaatgtctaatgatattttcatagagaaatatgtacaaaatttaaaaaaaacaatgtgtatatgaaattaatatgaaagtaACTTAtaggatttaattataaaagacactatgttatattaatttaattattttgttgatttcatgtaaaaaaaaaaaaatatttatataagaacatTAGATATTAActgtataaaatcttattaaaattttatataagtaaagtAATTACTTAGAGTGCTGCACAGTTtgcaaatacaatatattataactaatttatgcaatgtaaataaatcatcgatattgtggaaaaatataagtttttatatattctctttctgaaattatttaatatattggtagataagtttatatttttagataaaatattaggc is a window of Cataglyphis hispanica isolate Lineage 1 chromosome 4, ULB_Chis1_1.0, whole genome shotgun sequence DNA encoding:
- the LOC126848777 gene encoding bromodomain-containing protein homolog, yielding MNTPQSNKKKGRNRMGVPNESASPTNTETLSSQEATKFVLVNPIGEDGNKSIKLAISDAIPIISMDSSMLDEKGLKYNATLLEKEKEDKNILSTLPVATVKEIEGYENQLGEAEPLPNSYIRFMERSGEELDGEVEYDLDEEDTAWLSIVNERRLASGLTPALEPDTFELLMDRLEKESYFQQQSNGGGGIAADEDAVCCICMDGECQNSNAILFCDMCNLAVHQDCYGVPYIPEGQWLCRRCLQSPSRAVDCVLCPNRGGAFKQTDRPATWAHVVCALWIPEVRFANTVFLEPIDSIESIPQARWKLTCCVCKRRGAGACIQCHKSNCYAAFHVTCAQQAGLCMRMRTVQPANGEPMLVQKTAYCEAHTPVDYQPSTNPVDARRRAIANKKSSSAPVISIPTIPPERIREIASLAEGIPKRSQLIQRLIAYWTLKRQYRNGVPLLRRLQSSHPQSRPPPLGEHSSSPTHDSELREELYRQLKYWQCLRQDLERARLLCELVRKREKLKKELFKVKEKCLWFELRPLESVLRTLLEAIKAKDVNDVFGQPVNTKEVPDYLEIVSHPMDLSTMQAKLEKQEYDSIAAFETDFNLMVSNCLAYNRKDTMFYRAGMKMKEQGGALIDQARKDYPELEVESEQVGSKSRKRERSNRSRVETESQSNEKEIGGGGVNRRTAVLFTRKARARNAKSGQMFLSEDDKKKQSDSFKVYRSGTMDSDIGEGESQSSSCSSCPTSRSTTPDPEEEKQRREIVDTKKESESKQTNTSNGLEALQLVWAKCRGYPWYPALIIDPNTPRGTIHKGVPIPAPPDDVLALADNYKEPVFLVLFFDTKRTWQWLPGEKLEKLGVSQEVDEAKLIESRKPADRKAVKKAYQEALHYRQQTHTAVLDSTSNV